In Armatimonadota bacterium, the following are encoded in one genomic region:
- a CDS encoding glycosyltransferase, whose protein sequence is MADQNDAQAYNDLGVLYFEKGEIEKAQYCLEKSLALDETDDTVRKNLVDLYLACGQSERAAKLTGNAQEDSSCPGCKSARPRIIAILAAYNEGDVIYHVIRDLIEQDIEVYLLNHHSTDNTVEEASKWLGKGLIGIELFPEESGLDIPNDVFALRYILMRKEQLVRQFGPGWYINADADEFRESPWPGLNLREGIERVDALGYNTINFAIFDFKPTDNSFVPGDDVRKYLTGYSAPAVSWDKMQARCWKYWGQDFKLWHTGGHLVQFEGRRVFPIPFILRHYPIRSEAHGETKIFSQRKNRFDENEKAANWHVQYNDITRENKRFLWDKSQLTQYDRDEVCRQIHKRFAGVELSEDNSEIRIAIVVLVHNQLDDTRKCLESIRRHTNLPYELVVVDNGSTDGTEQYLEEIKTKWNSKHCRAIKVIRHETNLGYAAGNNSGILASEGAYVVILNNDTVVTPGWLERLVRCADDDPRIGIVGPVSNNVSGSQQVESVDYDQSTLEGLEEFAKKWAALHDRQIKPITRVVGFCMLIKREVIETIGGFDPRFGIGNFEDDDFSIRAAIAGYYSVVAQDCFIHHTGSRTFVGQKINHDALMRKNWDLFKAKWGIPAELPLGIPYNMSFLLKQAFNPERHRCPLEISSSSIVWFVAPEWDKPETWCPVIEEYLRSNVSKKDALLSMYAGPRTASDSSAAAELVADFLATLGVDEGQTPDIEITGELPKNGNVQIILSNGGLDEFLQFQYPGRCIRIDELRKAA, encoded by the coding sequence ATGGCAGACCAGAATGATGCTCAGGCATACAATGACCTTGGCGTCCTGTATTTCGAAAAAGGCGAAATTGAGAAAGCGCAATATTGTCTTGAGAAATCGCTTGCGCTAGATGAGACCGATGATACTGTTCGGAAAAACCTTGTGGACCTTTATCTTGCTTGCGGGCAATCGGAAAGAGCAGCAAAGCTAACTGGCAATGCCCAAGAGGATTCTAGTTGTCCAGGCTGCAAGTCTGCCAGACCTAGGATAATTGCAATACTTGCCGCTTACAATGAAGGCGACGTTATATACCATGTAATTCGGGATTTAATCGAGCAAGATATTGAAGTATACCTTCTAAACCATCATTCAACAGACAATACAGTTGAAGAAGCATCAAAATGGTTGGGCAAGGGCCTTATTGGCATAGAATTGTTTCCTGAAGAGAGTGGTCTCGACATTCCAAATGATGTGTTTGCTCTTCGCTATATTCTTATGCGCAAGGAGCAGCTTGTTCGACAATTTGGTCCCGGTTGGTACATCAATGCAGATGCCGATGAGTTCCGCGAGTCGCCTTGGCCTGGTTTGAATCTCCGTGAGGGAATCGAACGTGTAGACGCATTGGGATACAATACAATCAATTTTGCAATTTTTGATTTTAAGCCAACTGATAATTCATTTGTGCCTGGCGATGATGTCCGCAAATACTTGACCGGTTACTCAGCACCTGCCGTTTCGTGGGACAAAATGCAGGCAAGGTGTTGGAAGTATTGGGGCCAGGATTTCAAACTTTGGCATACCGGTGGTCATCTAGTTCAATTCGAAGGCAGGCGCGTATTTCCTATCCCGTTTATCCTCAGGCATTACCCAATTAGAAGCGAAGCACATGGAGAGACTAAGATCTTCAGCCAACGAAAAAACCGCTTTGATGAAAATGAAAAAGCCGCTAACTGGCATGTGCAGTATAACGATATCACTCGGGAAAATAAGAGATTCCTATGGGACAAGTCTCAGCTTACCCAATACGACAGAGACGAAGTGTGCCGCCAAATCCATAAGAGATTCGCTGGTGTGGAACTATCCGAGGATAATAGCGAAATAAGGATTGCAATTGTAGTTCTAGTCCACAACCAGCTCGATGACACAAGAAAGTGCTTGGAAAGCATAAGGCGACATACAAATCTGCCGTATGAGCTTGTGGTGGTGGATAACGGCTCCACAGATGGCACGGAGCAGTATCTTGAAGAGATTAAGACCAAATGGAATTCAAAACATTGCAGGGCAATCAAAGTCATACGTCATGAGACTAATCTTGGTTATGCGGCAGGCAACAACTCAGGTATTTTGGCCTCTGAGGGTGCATATGTTGTTATTCTAAACAACGATACAGTAGTTACTCCTGGCTGGCTTGAGCGTCTGGTTAGATGTGCGGATGATGACCCACGCATTGGTATTGTTGGGCCTGTGAGCAATAATGTTTCAGGTTCTCAACAAGTCGAAAGCGTTGATTATGACCAGTCTACTCTAGAGGGGCTTGAGGAATTTGCCAAGAAGTGGGCTGCCTTGCATGATAGGCAGATTAAACCAATAACGAGAGTTGTTGGTTTCTGTATGTTGATAAAACGTGAGGTAATCGAAACAATCGGCGGCTTTGACCCAAGATTTGGGATAGGTAACTTCGAGGATGATGATTTCTCAATTCGTGCTGCGATTGCAGGATATTATTCTGTGGTAGCGCAGGACTGTTTTATTCACCACACTGGCAGTCGAACTTTTGTTGGTCAAAAGATTAATCATGATGCACTCATGCGAAAAAATTGGGACCTTTTTAAAGCAAAGTGGGGTATACCAGCTGAGCTACCTTTAGGTATACCGTACAACATGTCGTTTCTTCTCAAGCAAGCGTTCAATCCGGAGCGCCATCGTTGCCCACTGGAAATCTCGAGCTCATCTATTGTTTGGTTTGTTGCACCAGAGTGGGATAAGCCCGAAACATGGTGTCCGGTAATTGAAGAATATTTGCGGTCAAATGTATCAAAAAAAGATGCGCTTCTTAGCATGTATGCTGGACCACGCACAGCAAGTGACTCAAGTGCGGCAGCCGAACTGGTGGCTGACTTTTTGGCAACGCTAGGTGTAGATGAGGGTCAAACTCCCGACATTGAAATAACAGGGGAGCTTCCTAAAAACGGGAATGTGCAAATTATACTATCGAACGGCGGGTTGGACGAATTTTTGCAATTTCAGTACCCTGGCCGATGCATTCGCATAGATGAGTTGCGCAAGGCAGCGTAA
- a CDS encoding tetratricopeptide repeat protein, with protein MPVRVTKAMTVGNEKQLGLDALREKRWAEAADYLERALNGSPADVEIMNALAVAYSALGNGKAARTILGQAVRVSPEYPETYKNLAVLLAREGRVLEAADNACQAVELSPSNPENVRVLREVQELVRKLSHSTKKEKKLNRRVGGPTRTEINARLAKINSVIKRTQSISEQVPTLSLCMIVKNEEANLDSCLRSVKGIVNEIIIVDTGSTDRTPEIAQSHGAKVYYFPWTDNYAEARNKSLSYATGTWVLILDADEQLDKSAGQVILKAIKEPVADAFALLFHNYMSESQGPDMFIHRTCRLFRNKPEYRYEGRVHERIVPSIERSGGKMAYLDAVIHHFGYRPAVMLERCKHERYIRLLEADLAENPNDPYCLYNLASVYITKGNYKEALGYLKKAEEYITRSHEFAAATYSHMAHAFCELGSPEEAINALERAQNKGICHPELNFAKGNALLVLGRYAEAITEFVSAVQLGQSGGWIGDPGAFGYKAYFGIASACMGLQDYQKAAEYAELVVKENPGDAKAHELLTIAYLRLGKMAQAEKHGKEWLRLSPGDARAVIGFAQVLQASGQFKEARNLYVSLLDLDCETAELHFNLGVCAEALNELEDASRHFTRAIELQPDFVEAHTNLGRCHAKQGRISEALACFAHAVEIDPGYANAYFNAGDILYSAGRYEDAINVYQNGLMCYPNNPAAFLAIGNCYFRMGAYEAAIMGYRQALALRPNYPEAQANLSKALQHVKSSV; from the coding sequence ATGCCTGTACGAGTTACAAAAGCCATGACAGTCGGTAATGAGAAACAGTTAGGGCTTGATGCACTAAGGGAAAAACGGTGGGCAGAGGCAGCCGACTATCTGGAAAGAGCACTCAATGGTTCGCCAGCAGATGTTGAAATTATGAATGCACTGGCAGTTGCATATAGTGCACTGGGTAACGGCAAAGCTGCTCGCACAATACTTGGGCAGGCAGTTCGGGTGTCGCCAGAATATCCCGAAACATATAAAAATCTTGCGGTGCTACTTGCGCGCGAGGGCAGGGTACTGGAAGCGGCAGATAATGCTTGTCAAGCAGTCGAACTTTCTCCTTCTAATCCAGAAAATGTCCGAGTGCTTCGAGAAGTACAAGAACTGGTTCGAAAGCTTTCACATTCGACAAAGAAAGAGAAGAAGTTAAACCGGCGTGTTGGAGGACCAACGCGCACCGAGATTAATGCGCGCCTTGCTAAGATTAATTCAGTTATTAAAAGGACACAGTCTATTAGCGAACAAGTGCCTACTCTTTCACTATGCATGATTGTAAAAAACGAAGAAGCAAATCTCGATTCTTGTCTTCGTAGCGTAAAAGGCATCGTGAATGAAATAATCATTGTTGATACCGGGTCAACAGACCGCACGCCAGAGATTGCACAATCTCATGGGGCAAAAGTTTATTATTTTCCATGGACTGATAACTATGCCGAAGCTCGGAATAAGTCACTAAGCTATGCAACTGGAACGTGGGTTCTCATACTGGATGCTGATGAGCAGCTTGATAAATCTGCAGGCCAAGTAATTCTTAAGGCAATAAAAGAACCCGTTGCTGATGCGTTTGCATTGCTTTTCCACAACTATATGTCCGAAAGCCAAGGTCCTGATATGTTTATCCATCGCACTTGCCGGTTGTTCCGCAACAAACCCGAATATCGGTATGAAGGACGAGTGCATGAACGCATAGTCCCTTCTATTGAGCGGTCGGGTGGAAAAATGGCATATCTCGATGCGGTAATCCACCATTTTGGCTATAGGCCTGCTGTAATGTTAGAACGTTGCAAGCACGAGCGATATATTCGCCTTCTTGAAGCAGACCTTGCGGAGAACCCAAATGATCCATATTGCCTCTACAATCTAGCTTCTGTTTACATAACAAAAGGCAACTATAAGGAGGCGCTTGGATATCTTAAGAAGGCTGAGGAATACATTACGCGAAGTCATGAATTTGCTGCTGCCACTTATTCGCATATGGCGCATGCCTTTTGTGAACTTGGGAGTCCAGAAGAGGCTATAAACGCATTGGAGCGGGCGCAAAACAAAGGCATATGCCATCCTGAATTGAATTTTGCGAAGGGGAATGCTCTTCTAGTCCTTGGGAGATATGCAGAAGCAATCACTGAGTTTGTGTCTGCTGTCCAGCTCGGCCAGAGTGGTGGATGGATTGGTGATCCTGGTGCATTTGGATATAAGGCATATTTTGGAATAGCTAGTGCTTGCATGGGATTGCAAGATTACCAGAAGGCTGCTGAATATGCCGAGCTGGTGGTAAAAGAAAACCCTGGTGACGCTAAGGCACATGAACTCCTAACCATTGCTTATCTTCGTTTAGGCAAGATGGCTCAGGCTGAAAAACATGGAAAGGAGTGGCTTCGATTATCGCCGGGTGATGCCCGGGCAGTGATAGGTTTTGCCCAGGTTTTGCAGGCAAGCGGTCAATTTAAAGAGGCAAGGAATCTCTATGTTTCGCTTCTAGATTTGGATTGCGAAACTGCTGAACTTCATTTCAACTTGGGTGTTTGTGCAGAGGCACTCAATGAGCTTGAAGATGCTAGTCGGCATTTTACCAGGGCAATTGAATTGCAGCCTGATTTTGTCGAGGCGCATACCAACTTAGGACGGTGTCACGCGAAACAAGGGCGAATCTCTGAAGCGCTTGCTTGTTTTGCACACGCTGTGGAAATAGACCCGGGGTATGCGAATGCTTATTTTAATGCAGGGGATATTCTGTATTCGGCTGGCCGTTATGAGGATGCTATAAATGTCTATCAGAATGGGTTAATGTGTTATCCAAATAATCCTGCTGCATTCCTTGCCATAGGAAATTGCTACTTCCGCATGGGGGCGTATGAAGCCGCTATTATGGGTTACCGCCAAGCTTTGGCTCTTCGCCCGAATTACCCTGAGGCCCAAGCTAATCTTTCTAAGGCTCTACAGCATGTAAAATCCTCAGTTTGA
- a CDS encoding aldo/keto reductase, whose translation MERRELGRTGIWVSRLAFGTLPFKLHEMPISDGAELLVSAAEMGIDFFDLAEIYGSYPHMQKALKHMELPPIIAAKSMAKDASSMITSINTALREIGVPRLDIFKLHNVDSVEDLNSRLPAWEELVKAKSKGLIRAIGVSTHSCRVLEEVISWPELDVVLVVFNRGFKGVVEGTMAEMLDGIKAAHSAGKGVYIMKALGGGLLYANAREALEFAFSVEEADSVAVGMHSLQEVIYNVAVCKGEAVPPSVETSLKQRKRRWHVRPFCRGCGACISACRYGALRMGEKTPVADEEKCILCGYCGFECPAMAIKIL comes from the coding sequence ATGGAACGCCGCGAATTAGGGAGAACAGGTATCTGGGTATCAAGGCTTGCCTTCGGGACGCTGCCTTTCAAACTCCACGAAATGCCAATTAGCGATGGCGCGGAACTTCTTGTTTCTGCGGCAGAAATGGGCATCGATTTTTTTGACCTCGCAGAAATTTATGGTTCATATCCTCACATGCAGAAAGCTCTTAAGCATATGGAGTTACCTCCTATAATTGCCGCCAAGTCCATGGCAAAGGACGCAAGCTCCATGATTACTTCAATCAACACTGCGCTTCGAGAAATTGGCGTACCAAGGCTTGACATTTTCAAGCTTCATAACGTGGATAGCGTCGAGGACTTGAATAGTAGATTGCCTGCGTGGGAAGAGCTAGTTAAGGCTAAATCAAAGGGATTAATTCGTGCAATTGGTGTATCTACACATTCCTGCCGCGTGTTAGAGGAAGTCATTAGTTGGCCCGAGTTGGACGTTGTTCTAGTGGTTTTTAATAGAGGTTTTAAGGGTGTTGTGGAAGGAACAATGGCAGAGATGCTGGATGGCATCAAGGCAGCCCATAGCGCTGGCAAGGGTGTCTACATTATGAAGGCACTTGGCGGTGGGCTACTGTACGCGAATGCTAGGGAAGCTTTGGAGTTCGCATTTAGCGTTGAAGAAGCTGATTCGGTTGCCGTTGGAATGCATAGCCTCCAAGAAGTAATATACAATGTGGCTGTGTGCAAGGGCGAGGCTGTTCCGCCTTCCGTAGAAACGAGTCTAAAGCAGCGTAAAAGACGCTGGCATGTCCGTCCATTCTGCCGAGGTTGTGGGGCTTGTATATCCGCTTGCCGTTATGGAGCACTCCGCATGGGCGAGAAAACGCCAGTTGCGGATGAGGAGAAGTGCATACTTTGTGGATATTGCGGCTTCGAATGTCCTGCGATGGCGATTAAAATATTGTAG
- a CDS encoding sugar phosphate isomerase/epimerase family protein — MKFSICNELFENWPIEKVFVTAAEIGYDGVEIAPFTLATSVYEIIDARRREIARAAADAGVEIVGLHWLLVKPEGLYINHPDADVRKRTRDYLDALICLCSDLGGRVLIFGSPKQRNVHESLTYEQAWNYACETFSHCAEKARENDVYLCIEALPPRETNFINTVEEALAMVRAVGKPNFRTMVDVKSMCSEARSIPEIVCSAGEHIMHVHANDASGRGPGMGDTDFHVVSSALREIRYNGYVSVEVFDYKPDPITIAKQSLAYLRETFGC, encoded by the coding sequence ATGAAGTTTTCAATTTGCAACGAGCTTTTTGAAAATTGGCCTATAGAGAAAGTATTCGTTACTGCTGCCGAAATCGGATATGATGGCGTTGAGATTGCCCCGTTCACTCTCGCAACATCGGTTTACGAAATCATAGATGCACGACGCCGAGAGATTGCTCGAGCTGCCGCTGATGCTGGTGTTGAGATTGTTGGGCTTCACTGGTTGCTGGTGAAACCAGAAGGATTATATATCAATCATCCAGATGCAGATGTTCGCAAGCGAACGCGCGACTACCTTGATGCGCTGATTTGCTTGTGCAGTGATCTCGGTGGTCGCGTTCTCATTTTCGGCTCGCCGAAGCAGAGGAACGTGCACGAAAGCCTAACTTACGAGCAGGCTTGGAATTACGCATGCGAAACATTTTCGCATTGTGCGGAAAAGGCACGGGAAAATGATGTCTACCTTTGCATAGAGGCGCTACCTCCGCGGGAGACCAACTTCATAAACACAGTTGAGGAAGCGCTGGCAATGGTTCGTGCAGTTGGTAAGCCTAACTTTCGCACAATGGTTGATGTAAAAAGCATGTGCTCCGAGGCTCGGTCAATTCCGGAGATTGTTTGTAGCGCAGGTGAACATATCATGCACGTTCATGCTAATGACGCAAGTGGACGAGGGCCAGGGATGGGCGATACAGATTTTCATGTTGTGTCGTCAGCCCTTCGCGAAATCAGGTATAATGGCTATGTCTCGGTAGAGGTTTTCGATTACAAGCCCGACCCAATAACAATTGCAAAGCAAAGTTTAGCTTATTTGAGGGAAACGTTTGGTTGTTAG
- the cysS gene encoding cysteine--tRNA ligase translates to MTIRFFNTLTREKDEFRAINDMKVGLYTCGPTVYDFAHIGNWRTYLFEDILRRHLEYRGFEVAHVMNITDVDDKTIRGAREKGISLNEYTLPFIEAFYEDRDHLNIEPAHVYPRATEHIQEMVALIKKLLDKGIAYKAEDGSIYYDISKFPGYGKLSHFKIGELKAGARVSSDEYEKEQVSDFALWKAWDEADGNVYWDTELGRGRPGWHIECSAMSMKYLGETFDIHTGGVDNIFPHHENEIAQSEAATGKPFVNYWLHSEHLLVENRKMSKSLGNFYTLRDVMARGYDPLAFRYLVLGAHYRSKLNFTWQALDAAETALENLYEFVARLDRENPTGLDDAVARWTSAFDEAMDDDLNTPVALAAVFSLIKEVNIHGRGGREVFAAMVNFDRILGLKLSERGVPFEVEIPSDIMRLVEERQKARKARDFATADRIRDEILAAGYIVEDTPEGPRVKKK, encoded by the coding sequence ATGACTATCAGATTTTTCAATACATTAACCCGCGAAAAAGACGAATTTCGAGCAATAAATGACATGAAGGTTGGACTCTATACCTGTGGGCCAACCGTATATGACTTCGCCCATATTGGAAACTGGCGCACTTACTTATTCGAGGATATTCTTCGGCGACACCTCGAATACCGCGGTTTCGAAGTAGCACACGTGATGAATATCACGGATGTTGACGACAAGACAATACGCGGTGCTAGGGAAAAAGGCATAAGTCTCAACGAGTATACTCTTCCATTTATTGAGGCTTTTTATGAGGACAGGGACCATCTAAACATCGAGCCGGCGCATGTATACCCCAGGGCGACCGAGCACATTCAGGAGATGGTTGCCCTGATAAAGAAGCTTCTTGACAAAGGTATAGCATATAAAGCTGAAGACGGCTCGATTTACTACGACATCTCAAAATTTCCTGGCTACGGCAAACTTTCTCATTTTAAGATAGGAGAGTTGAAAGCCGGCGCACGGGTTAGCTCCGATGAATATGAAAAAGAGCAGGTTTCCGATTTTGCTCTTTGGAAGGCTTGGGATGAGGCAGACGGCAATGTATATTGGGACACTGAGCTTGGAAGAGGCCGACCCGGATGGCATATCGAATGTTCAGCAATGAGCATGAAGTATTTGGGCGAAACATTTGACATCCATACTGGTGGCGTTGATAACATCTTTCCACATCATGAAAACGAAATAGCCCAGTCTGAGGCTGCAACCGGAAAACCATTCGTCAACTATTGGCTTCACTCAGAGCACCTCCTCGTAGAAAATCGCAAAATGAGCAAATCACTTGGCAATTTCTACACGCTCAGAGATGTAATGGCTCGAGGGTATGATCCACTTGCGTTTAGGTATTTGGTCCTTGGTGCACATTATCGGTCAAAATTGAATTTCACTTGGCAAGCGCTGGATGCGGCTGAAACAGCGCTTGAGAATTTATATGAATTCGTAGCGCGGCTCGACAGGGAAAACCCAACTGGACTTGATGACGCGGTCGCCCGCTGGACTAGTGCGTTTGATGAAGCAATGGATGACGATTTGAATACGCCTGTTGCACTGGCTGCGGTGTTTAGTTTGATTAAAGAGGTCAATATTCACGGCCGTGGTGGTCGAGAAGTCTTCGCTGCAATGGTGAACTTTGACCGAATTCTAGGTCTCAAGCTTTCCGAGCGAGGGGTGCCTTTTGAAGTGGAAATACCCTCGGATATAATGAGACTCGTCGAAGAACGTCAGAAGGCAAGAAAGGCACGCGATTTTGCTACCGCCGATCGCATCCGCGATGAGATTCTAGCTGCCGGATACATAGTAGAGGATACCCCCGAGGGTCCCAGAGTAAAGAAGAAATAG
- a CDS encoding PIG-L family deacetylase, giving the protein MRILAVGAHPDDIEILCAGTLAKYASQGHDIIMCHACIGDKGHFHIPNDELAKIRRKEAQLSASRIGAESISLGIPDCEIFNNRETLAVFIDMIRVTKPDLIITHSPTDYMPDHCVVSGLVYDASFHASLPNWKTEHEYHDKVPPVIYMDNVAGVDFEPGEYVDITDFIEKKKEMMMCHQSQVVWLKEHDNLDVIQFIEDCAKFRGWQCGVKYAEAFRTVNRWPRLRTQRLLP; this is encoded by the coding sequence ATGCGAATTTTAGCAGTTGGGGCGCATCCCGACGATATAGAAATCCTATGCGCTGGCACACTTGCTAAGTATGCAAGCCAAGGCCATGACATTATTATGTGCCATGCATGTATTGGAGATAAAGGGCATTTCCACATTCCAAATGATGAGCTTGCGAAAATTAGGCGCAAAGAGGCTCAGCTATCGGCAAGCAGGATTGGAGCCGAAAGCATATCGCTGGGCATACCAGACTGTGAAATTTTCAATAATCGAGAGACTTTGGCGGTATTCATTGATATGATTCGCGTAACTAAGCCCGACTTGATAATTACGCACTCGCCAACTGACTATATGCCTGATCATTGTGTAGTTAGTGGCTTGGTTTATGATGCATCCTTCCATGCCTCGTTGCCTAATTGGAAGACAGAGCACGAATATCACGACAAAGTTCCACCGGTTATCTATATGGATAACGTTGCTGGGGTGGACTTTGAACCAGGCGAATATGTGGATATTACGGATTTTATTGAAAAAAAGAAGGAAATGATGATGTGTCATCAGAGTCAAGTCGTCTGGCTAAAAGAGCACGATAACCTGGATGTTATTCAGTTTATAGAAGATTGCGCTAAGTTCCGAGGATGGCAGTGTGGTGTTAAATACGCAGAAGCTTTCCGTACTGTCAACCGCTGGCCTAGATTGAGAACTCAGCGGTTGCTGCCTTGA
- a CDS encoding DegT/DnrJ/EryC1/StrS family aminotransferase, whose product MSADKLAINGGTPVRTAPFPPWPYFWDDMKAAVKEVLDSGKVNYWTGFRGMEFQKRYADYCGVKHAIMLNSGTSALHVAYAAAGIGPGDEVIVPSYTFIATAAAVLHQNAIPIFADVEEKTWNIDPKSVEALITERTKAIVPVHLHGHPADMDAINAIAAKHGLVVIEDAAQAHGAEYKGKKIGSLGDLAAFSFCQDKIITTGGEGGAVTTDNDDYAEIARSFKDHGYWEEERKDLLQMEALYPYIHHRMGFNYRMTEMQTVIGMAALERLDEWVEKRRANAHFLTKRLLEIPQVEPPYESPDVKHAFYKYAFKIKPEMLNCTRDEFIHALRAEGIPCVAGVPPENYKEEVFLKMVGYGNTKCPFKCPWYKGNVDYSKVDCPTARRIGMQTIWLLVHPTIDEQCLEDMATAVAKVATAYAK is encoded by the coding sequence ATGTCAGCAGATAAACTAGCAATCAATGGTGGAACGCCTGTTAGAACAGCTCCATTTCCACCATGGCCCTATTTTTGGGATGATATGAAAGCTGCTGTAAAGGAAGTTCTGGATAGCGGAAAAGTCAACTATTGGACAGGCTTTCGCGGAATGGAGTTCCAGAAGCGATATGCTGATTACTGCGGAGTTAAGCATGCAATAATGTTGAATTCTGGCACGAGTGCACTGCATGTAGCATATGCCGCCGCAGGAATTGGCCCCGGAGACGAAGTCATAGTTCCATCTTATACCTTTATTGCCACTGCAGCTGCTGTTTTGCACCAGAATGCTATCCCGATTTTCGCTGATGTCGAGGAAAAGACGTGGAACATTGATCCAAAGTCGGTTGAAGCCCTCATTACTGAGCGCACGAAGGCTATTGTGCCAGTTCATCTTCATGGTCATCCGGCAGACATGGACGCAATTAATGCAATTGCCGCAAAGCACGGATTAGTGGTGATAGAGGATGCCGCTCAGGCACACGGCGCTGAGTATAAGGGGAAGAAAATAGGTTCTCTTGGAGATTTGGCAGCATTCAGCTTTTGCCAGGACAAAATTATAACAACCGGCGGCGAAGGCGGGGCGGTGACTACTGACAACGATGATTATGCTGAAATTGCGCGCAGTTTCAAAGACCATGGTTATTGGGAAGAAGAGCGTAAGGACCTTCTCCAGATGGAGGCACTCTATCCATATATCCACCATCGGATGGGATTTAACTACCGCATGACTGAAATGCAAACAGTTATTGGAATGGCGGCCCTTGAGCGTCTTGATGAATGGGTTGAAAAGCGACGGGCTAATGCTCATTTCCTAACTAAGCGGTTGTTAGAGATTCCACAGGTCGAGCCGCCGTATGAGTCTCCGGATGTAAAGCATGCGTTCTATAAGTATGCTTTCAAGATAAAACCTGAGATGCTGAATTGCACGCGAGACGAGTTCATCCATGCCCTACGTGCTGAAGGCATTCCGTGTGTTGCTGGTGTTCCACCGGAAAACTACAAAGAAGAAGTTTTCCTAAAAATGGTTGGTTATGGAAATACCAAATGCCCGTTTAAGTGCCCGTGGTATAAAGGCAATGTAGATTACAGCAAGGTTGACTGCCCAACTGCACGAAGGATTGGCATGCAGACCATTTGGTTGTTAGTACATCCAACGATAGATGAGCAATGTCTTGAAGACATGGCAACAGCTGTCGCTAAGGTTGCGACGGCTTATGCGAAGTAA
- a CDS encoding Gfo/Idh/MocA family oxidoreductase — protein sequence MERKLGAAVWGAGWVSGEHIKAYKNNPHCEVVAIGSRRAESAKAKAAEANVECTIYTNYDELLKDKRVDIVSICTPNDRHAIETIKAAEAGKHILIEKPVALNLDDLVKMRDAVRKAGVKTVVSFVLRWNPLFQCIKGLQKTPAIGRIFYAEVDYWHPLGRWYKGFDWVITKASGGSMLLAAGCHAVDAIRYFVESEVAEVTAYSNNMGPCEYDANIVVAMKFQNGTIGKVSASWDVASPYIFNIELLGENGTIRDNKLFSKALLPGQTKFLEIPTILPDSGDVTHHPFQPEIDHLVECILTDRESHVNLDDAVKTHEVCIAADISAAEGRPVKLPLL from the coding sequence ATGGAAAGGAAACTTGGTGCTGCGGTATGGGGCGCCGGATGGGTATCTGGTGAACATATCAAAGCGTATAAGAACAATCCTCATTGCGAGGTAGTCGCCATTGGGAGCCGAAGGGCAGAGAGTGCGAAGGCAAAGGCGGCTGAGGCGAATGTTGAATGTACAATATACACCAACTATGATGAGCTACTGAAAGACAAGCGCGTGGATATTGTTTCTATCTGCACCCCAAACGACCGCCATGCCATTGAGACAATCAAGGCGGCTGAAGCTGGCAAGCATATCCTTATCGAGAAGCCGGTTGCTCTGAATCTTGATGACTTAGTTAAGATGCGAGATGCTGTTCGAAAGGCCGGGGTGAAAACTGTCGTGAGTTTTGTTCTCCGATGGAATCCACTTTTTCAATGTATAAAGGGGTTGCAGAAGACTCCTGCGATTGGGCGCATCTTCTATGCTGAGGTGGATTATTGGCATCCTCTTGGCCGCTGGTATAAGGGATTTGATTGGGTAATTACCAAGGCGTCTGGCGGTAGCATGCTTTTAGCCGCAGGTTGTCATGCAGTTGATGCGATTAGGTATTTTGTTGAATCTGAGGTAGCGGAAGTAACAGCATATTCAAATAATATGGGGCCATGCGAATATGATGCAAATATCGTTGTTGCCATGAAGTTCCAGAATGGTACAATTGGCAAGGTCTCAGCGAGTTGGGATGTCGCTTCGCCTTACATATTCAACATTGAGCTATTGGGAGAGAATGGCACTATTCGAGACAACAAGCTTTTTTCAAAGGCACTCCTCCCTGGCCAAACAAAGTTTTTAGAGATTCCAACTATTCTTCCCGACAGCGGTGACGTAACTCACCATCCGTTCCAGCCAGAAATTGACCATTTAGTTGAGTGCATTCTCACGGATAGGGAGTCTCACGTTAATCTAGACGATGCAGTAAAGACGCATGAAGTTTGCATAGCGGCTGATATCTCTGCGGCAGAAGGTCGTCCTGTTAAATTACCCCTGTTGTAA